The Saccopteryx leptura isolate mSacLep1 chromosome 2, mSacLep1_pri_phased_curated, whole genome shotgun sequence genome has a window encoding:
- the LOC136392089 gene encoding late cornified envelope protein 1A-like, which yields MSCQQNQQQCQPPPKCPPKCTPKCPTPKCPPKCPPKCPPVSSCCSVSSGGCCGHSSGGGGCCGHSSGGGGCCLSHHRHRRSLRLRHRSSECCPQPSGGSSCCGGSSGQSSGGCCGGGSSCCGGGSGQSSGGCC from the coding sequence AtgtcctgccagcagaaccagcaGCAGTGCCAGCCCCCGCCCAAGTGCCCACCCAAGTGCACACCCAAGTGCCCTACCCCGAAATGTCCCCCTAAGTGTCCCCCCAAGTGCCCGCCAGTCTCTTCCTGCTGCAGTGTCAGCTCTGGGGGTTGCTGTGGCCACAGCTCTGGGGGTGGTGGCTGCTGTGGTCACAGCTCTGGGGGTGGTGGCTGCtgcctgagccaccacaggcacCGCAGGTCTCTCCGCCTCAGACACCGAAGCTCTGAGTGCTGCCCCCAGCCgtcggggggctccagctgctgTGGAGGGAGCAGTGGTCAGTCCTCTGGAGGCTGCtgtggagggggctccagctgctgCGGAGGGGGCAGTGGTCAGTCCTCTGGAGGCTGCTGCTGA